One Setaria viridis chromosome 7, Setaria_viridis_v4.0, whole genome shotgun sequence genomic region harbors:
- the LOC117865154 gene encoding indole-2-monooxygenase, giving the protein MANLAEQFVHEMWTAPRAWLLLLLPLFLLLLRSWWATLFGLGANRARDHHQQQQQQRDGHHRLPPSPPALPVLGHLHLVGSLPHVSLRDLAGRHGPDLMLLRLGSLPVLVVSSPRAAEAVLRTHDHVFASRPHSLVGEVVLYGPSDVGFAPHGDYWRRARKLITAHLLSARRVQSFRHAREGEVGAVVGRIAEAAAAGAAVDAGELLSSFANDLACRAVMGASFRSEGRNRLFRQLVCDTTPLLAGFNVEELFPFLARFGVLKKVVRARSERLRRRWDELLDRLIQDHESKYEPMAASDPKDDDDFIHVLLSVRQDYGLTRDQMKGLLLDVFIGGIDSVSSTLEFTIAELMRKPRVMEKLQAEVRSSTPTGQEIVSGDDLKSMPYLRAVTKESLRVHNVTPLLAPHLSMASCSVDGYAIPAGVQVLINAWAIARDARYWGEDAEEFVPERFIDGGSAVDVSFKGSDFQFLTFGSGRRMCAGMNFAVATVEVMLANLVHRFDWELPPGKEGRDIDMSQVFGLVVRRKEKLLLVPKLRA; this is encoded by the exons ATGGCGAACCTAGCAGAGCAGTTTGTGCACGAGATGTGGACGGCTCCACGGGCGTGGCTtttgctcctcctccctctcttcctcttacTCCTACGCAGCTGGTGGGCAACGCTGTTCGGCCTCGGCGCCAACAGAGCGAgggaccaccaccagcagcagcagcagcagcgagacggccaccaccgcctcccaccTTCGCCACCGGCGCTCCCCGTCCTGGGCCACCTGCACCTCGTCGGCTCCCTCCCGCACGTCTCCCTCCGGGACCTCGCCGGGAGGCACGGCCCGGACCTCATGCTGCTCCGCCTCGGCTCCTTGCCGGTGCTCGTCGTCTcgtcgccccgcgccgccgaggcggtgCTGCGCACGCACGACCACGTGTTCGCGTCCCGCCCGCACTCCCTCGTCGGCGAGGTCGTCCTGTACGGCCCCTCCGACGTTGGCTTCGCGCCGCACGGGGACTACTGGCGCCGGGCGAGGAAGCTCATCACCGCGCACCTGCTCAGCGCCAGGAGGGTGCAGTCCTTCCGCCACGCCCGCGAGGGAGAGGTGGGCGCGGTGGTGGGCCGGATCGccgaggcggccgccgcgggcgcggccgtCGACGCGGGCGAGCTCCTAAGCTCGTTCGCGAACGACCTGGCGTGCCGCGCCGTGATGGGCGCGTCCTTCCGGAGCGAGGGCCGGAACAGGCTGTTCCGGCAGCTCGTCTGCGACACCACTCCGCTGCTGGCTGGTTTCAACGTCGAGGAGCTCTTCCCGTTCCTGGCTCGCTTTGGCGTACTCAAGAAGGTGGTCCGCGCCAGGTCCgagaggttgaggaggaggtgggACGAGCTGCTCGACAGGCTCATCCAGGACCATGAGAGCAAGTACGAGCCGATGGCGGCGAGTGATCCGAAGGATGACGATGACTTCATACACGTTCTGCTCTCCGTTCGGCAGGATTACGGCCTCACAAGAGACCAAATGAAAGGCCTCCTGCTT GACGTGTTCATCGGGGGAATCGACTCGGTATCTTCGACGCTCGAGTTCACCATCGCGGAGCTCATGCGGAAGCCACGCGTGATGGAGAAGCTGCAAGCCGAGGTGAGGAGCAGCACGCCCACGGGACAAGAGATCGTCAGCGGAGACGACCTGAAGAGCATGCCCTACCTGAGAGCCGTCACGAAAGAGTCACTCCGGGTGCACAACGTGACGCCGCTGCTGGCGCCGCACCTGTCCATGGCCAGCTGCAGCGTCGACGGCTACGCGATCCCTGCCGGGGTGCAGGTCCTGATCAACGCCTGGGCCATTGCCAGGGACGCGCGCTACTGGGGCGAGGACGCCGAGGAGTTCGTCCCCGAGAGGTTCATTGATGGCGGCAGCGCTGTGGATGTTAGCTTCAAGGGGAGTGACTTCCAGTTCCTGACTTTCGGGTCCGGACGAAGGATGTGCGCCGGGATGAACTTCGCCGTGGCCACCGTAGAGGTGATGCTGGCGAACCTGGTGCACCGTTTCGACTGGGAATTACCACCGGGGAAGGAGGGGCGCGACATTGATATGTCACAGGTGTTCGGGCTTGTGGTCCGACGGAAGGAGAAGCTTCTCTTGGTTCCAAAATTACGTGCATAG